From Rutidosis leptorrhynchoides isolate AG116_Rl617_1_P2 chromosome 3, CSIRO_AGI_Rlap_v1, whole genome shotgun sequence, a single genomic window includes:
- the LOC139900163 gene encoding uncharacterized protein, whose product MAIVRHFGYPDLFITFTCNPNWPEIARFLNNKQQKPEDRPDIICRLFKIKLDSMIEDLKKKELLYRIEFQKRGLPHAHICTFLKASYKLTTSQDIDSIISAEIPDKSTNLDLYELVADFMMHGPCGTQNPKSACMNETTKTCTKSFPKRFQEHASVDENGYPVYRRRDNESRVYKGEAELHNGYVVPYNPFLLKKFQSHINVERCNQSGAIKYLFKYINKGYDRITAGLVRNDDSNGEVAGKPVMVKSLENPYISACEAAWRIFGNEIHYRTHAVERLSFHLPNEQPVTFEDDADLQDVIEKPSVASSQFTSWMERNTWDQNARNLTYTEFPQKYVWNAADRVWTVRKIKPKLGRIHHVPPSAGEAYYLRILLNKVRGPTCFEDIRTVNGKICPTFKDACYELGLLDDDKEYIEAIQQASQYSTGPYLRSLFVMLLVSNNLSRPEDVWSQCSNLLSEDIHHKQRKRLAFPAYTMEQKDIDNHALYEIELLLRNQGSSLKKFSGIPYPSSDFVIDTTNRLIHDELRYDRVALKSEHDILFSSLTSEQKGVYDEIMSAVHNNVGGVFFEYGYGGTGKTFLWKTLSTAIRSKGKIVLNIASSGIASLLLSGGRTAHSRFVIPININEDSICSINVNSQLADLLRQASLIIWDEAPMIHKHCFEALDRTLRDIMRQTSPENEDKVFGGKVVIFGGDFRQILPVVPKGSRQDIVNASLNSSYLWDHIKILKLTINMRLQSRCNTEEVAEMKAFANWILDVGNGTVGGENDGEVEIIIPNEFLIKQTDDPITSIVDSTYPNLINNLYESAYFQERAILAPTHEHVDKINDRLLQLVPGEEMTYLSCDGVDASDNYMTGHRGMQTPEFLNSLKFAGIPNHKLVLKIGVPIMLLRNIDQLNGLCNGTRLRVIKLEKSVITARVITGTNIGFETLIPRMKMSPSDNTLPFKITRKQFPVSMCFAMTINKSQGQSLSQVGLYLPRPVFTHEHLYVAISRVKNKNGLKILICDKDVNVSNTTTNVVYKEIGADYNISNLRCYKKMDMENDVKTWGTKQSEAFRNEAVKQLENYVNATKDLNKEYEDKMEELKEENKALKVENRALKSGEAYKNLDNNYKNLKIKVNNLNESLKNEKEGRRYEIDELNSKLTEETSRFESEKRCYMKNLICGV is encoded by the exons ATGGCGATAGTTCGACATTTTGGATACCCAGATTTGTTCATAACTTTCACGTGTAACCCTAATTGGCCGGAGATTGCTCGGTTTCTGAACAACAAGCAACAAAAACCAGAAGACAGGCCTGATATTATATGCAGATTATTCAAAATAAAGTTGGATAGTATGATTGAGGATTTGAAAAAAAAAGAAC TACTATATAGGATTGAATTTCAAAAACGTGGACTCCCTCACGCACACATTTGCACATTTTTGAAAGCATCTTATAAGTTAACGACCAGTCAAGACATCGATTCTATAATTTCTGCTGAAATTCCAGACAAGTCAACAAATTTGGACCTATATGAACTTGTGGCAGACTTTATGATGCATGGTCCTTGTGGTACTCAAAACCCGAAGAGTGCTTGCATGAACGAAACGACAAAAACCTGCACCAAATCATTTCCAAAGAGATTTCAAGAGCATGCGTCTGTTGATGAGAATGGATACCCTGTATATAGAAGACGTGATAATGAAAGTCGTGTTTACAAAGGTGAAGCTGAACTTCACAATGGATATGTAGTTCCATACAATCCTTTTCTTCTAAAAAAATTCCAGTCACATATAAATGTTGAAAGGTGTAACCAATCTGGTGCCATTAAATATTTGTTCAAGTATATAAATAAAGGATACGACAGAATAACTGCAGGTTTAGTTAGGAATGATGACAGTAATGGTGAAGTCGCTGGAAAACCCGTTATGGTGAAGTCGCTGGAAAACCC gtATATTTCAGCGTGCGAAGCTGCTTGGAGAATCTTTGGGAACGAGATTCACTATAGAACTCATGCAGTTGAAAGGTTATCATTTCATCTTCCAAATGAACAGCCAGTTACTTTTGAAGATGATGCCGATCTTCAAGATGTGATTGAAAAACCCTCAGTAGCATCATCTCAATTTACCAGTTGGATGGAAAGGAATACATGGGACCAGAATGCTCGAAACCTAACATATACGGAATTCCCTCAAAAGTATGTTTGGAATGCAGCCGATAGAGTTTGGACGGTAAGAAAAATAAAACCAAAGTTAGGACGAATCCATCACGTTCCTCCTTCTGCTGGTGAAGCATACTACTTGAGGATTCTTTTGAACAAGGTAAGAGGTCCAACATGCTTTGAAGATATTCGAACGGTTAACGGAAAGATATGTCCAACATTTAAGGATGCTTGCTATGAACTTGGTTTGTTAGATGATGACAAAGAATATATAGAAGCCATTCAACAAGCAAGTCAGTATTCAACTGGGCCGTATTTACGATCCTTATTTGTGATGTTGTTAGTTTCTAACAATTTGTCTAGACCAGAGGATGTATGGTCACAATGTAGTAACCTACTTAGTGAGGACATACACCATAAGCAAAGAAAAAGACTCGCGTTTCCAG CATATACCATGGAACAAAAGGATATTGACAATCATGCATTGTATGAAATTGAATTACTCTTGCGTAATCAAGGTAGTTCGTTAAAGAAGTTTTCAGGGATTCCTTATCCATCCAGTGACTTTGTTATAGACACTACTAACAGATTGATTCACGATGAGCTACGGTATGATCGTGTCGCTTTGAAATCAGAACATGACATTTTGTTTAGTAGTTTGACTTCAGAACAAAAAGGTGTATATGATGAAATTATGTCCGCCGTTCATAACAATGTTGGAGGTGTGTTCTTTGAGTATGGGTATGGCGGTACTGGCAAAACTTTTTTATGGAAAACACTATCTACGGCTATTCGATCTAAGGGAAAAATTGTGTTAAACATTGCTTCGAGTGGAATTGCATCACTTTTGCTAAGTGGTGGTAGAACAGCACATTCCAGATTTGTGATTCCAATAAATATAAACGAGGATTCTATTTGTTCTATTAATGTTAACAGTCAACTTGCTGATTTGTTGAGGCAAGCTTCTTTAATAATATGGGATGAAGCCCCTATGATACACAAACATTGTTTTGAAGCTCTAGACAGGACATTGAGAGATATAATGCGACAAACGTCACCTGAGAATGAAGATAAAGTGTTCGGAGGGAAAGTAGTCATTTTTGGTGGAGATTTTAGACAAATACTGCCGGTTGTTCCTAAAGGTAGCAGACAAGACATCGTGAATGCTTCGTTGAACTCATCATATCTCTGGGATCACATTAAAATATTAAAGTTGACTATAAACATGAGGTTACAATCCAGATGTAATACGGAAGAAGTGGCAGAAATGAAAGCGTTTGCAAACTGGATTTTAGATGTTGGCAATGGAACTGTTGGAGGAGAAAATGATGGCGAAGTAGAAATCATCATACCAAATGAATTTCTAATTAAGCAGACAGATGATCCAATTACCTCTATTGTTGATTCCACGTACCCGAATTTAATTAATAACCTATATGAGTCGGCATATTTTCAAGAGAGAGCCATTCTTGCTCCTACGCATGAACATGTAGATAAGATTAATGATCGTTTGTTACAACTTGTGCCAGGGGAAGAAATGACTTACTTAAGTTGTGATGGTGTGGATGCGTCTGACAACTATATGACAGGTCATCGTGGTATGCAAACGCCTGAATTCTTAAACAGTCTCAAGTTTGCAGGTATTCCTAATCACAAGTTAGTACTAAAAATAGGTGTTCCGATCATGTTACTAAGAAACATCGACCAACTAAATGGTTTGTGTAATGGAACAAGACTAAGAGTTATTAAACTTGAAAAATCTGTGATAACAGCCAGGGTTATAACTGGTACAAATATTGGCTTTGAAACCTTGATTCCGCGCATGAAAATGAGTCCATCCGATAACACATTACCTTTTAAGATCACTAGAAAGCAGTTTCCAGTATCTATGTGTTTTGCCATGACCATTAACAAAAGTCAAGGTCAATCGTTGTCCCAGGTTGGGTTATATTTACCACGGCCGGTCTTTACTCATGAACATTTATACGTTGCTATTTCAAGAGTAAAGAATAAAAATGGACTGAAGATACTCATTTGTGATAAGGACGTGAATGTTTCCAACACTACAACTAATGTTGTTTACAAGGAA ATAGGTGCCGATTACAACATTTCGAATTTACGATGCTACAAAAAAATGGATATGGAAAATGAT GTCAAAACATGGGGTACAAAG CAATCTGAAGCATTTCGCAATGAAGCAGTGAAGCAATTAGAGAACTATGTGAACGCTACCAAAGACCTGAATAAAGAGTACGAAGACAAGATGGAGGAGTTAAAGGAAGAGAATAAAGCACTCAAGGTTGAAAACAGAGCGCTAAAGTCAGGAGAAGCATATAAAAACTTAGATAATAATTACAAAAATCTGAAAATTAAAGTCAACAATCTTAATGAATCACTGAAAAACGAAAAGGAAGGAAGGAGATATGAGATAGATGAACTAAATAGCAAACTGACTGAAGAGACAAGCAGATTTGAGTCAGAAAAAAGGTGCTACATGAAAAACTTGATTTGTGGAGTTTAG
- the LOC139900162 gene encoding uncharacterized protein, whose product MVNTHYNYIQDLNVKKDSWILKVKILSFWKTNWNFEMIIMDEKNDKILATIKHEWIHSFEKKLREGFVVIISKFMVIDNIVKFPATTHKYKITLLRGSVVNQCDNFEGSDNGFDFFSFSELMNHKNDEHLPVDIIGCVVDCGDLTNYNKDKEGKIKGKRINLELQDLDGVKVGCTFWDKYAERLHEHVNAERTDSNVFILLQFGRIKTWVEKGVTTFQNALFGTKLWTDECLPEIKEFRSKYLTSNGGASSSNGSTILSSKVKDSTVDDFLNKDLRKTIDEIVDLTSPGYAVVLAKISSFQEEHRWNYIGCRRDKKKVIKGSVMVTIDDFDDGENNAADGRLFKVHVRVQDLHGTTSFALFDTDIVKLLNVTAADIVDKQQRDGIDDFPSEFVQLEEKQFLFKVEVSKFNVENSYRVYTCQKLCSDPAIISEFIKEDPKFQLNEDEEFHGDPVCYTDVLRDERGGTNCGSSTRISESVVGDSSTGFSPLKKTIKQEPGTSPMSVKSSSTKLPSFPNISINNQRSRHSTLKRPYNSPLNDITNGLDTPLSVLTREIFISGSTSANVSTPNCNEYDGHIGRRTSQNNKCRARINADIVPPVIQIPTDDEHSHVSEIKQFFGISKDYFDHGDPTFICSYCRATLWRSESLTNNPNGRKTSYSMCCGQGKVELPRVPQPPPLFLRLYQNKHSCSKNFMKYIRAYSNMFAFTSMGANEVHHRINSVRTGGAVDDNEQPLDPSLIQELKIVLDACNPLVEAYRMARDGFTENPNQRLRLRLIARRTTDGGTYNLPIISEVAGLIVGDIDSSFEARDIIVETQTGLLQRISELHPSYLSLQYPMIFPLGQDGYRRGIKHRNVDNNTTGHTDLTFREYFAYHIQDRVNTHSLMHLAKKLYQQFLVDAYTMIESNRLTYIRYQQKKMRLTSASDVSNNVTEGNTIAGNTRKRIILPSSFTGGS is encoded by the exons ATGGTGAATACACATTATAATTACATTCAAGATTTGAATGTGAAAAAAGATTCATGGATACTAAAAGTTAAGATACTTAGTTTTTGGAAGACAAATTGGAACTTTGAAATGATTATCATGGATGAGAAG AATGACAAGATTCTTGCTACTATCAAGCATGAGTGGATCCACTCATTCGAGAAAAAACTACGGGAAGGATTTGTTGTAATCATAAGCAAATTCATGGTAATAGACAACATAGTTAAGTTTCCCGCTACCACGCATAAATACAAGATTACTCTGCTTCGTGGTTCAGTTGTCAATCAATGTGACAATTTTGAAGGTTCCGATAACGGATTCGATTTTTTTTCGTTCTCTGAATTAATGAACCATAAAAACGATGAACATCTTCCAGTTG ATATCATTGGATGTGTTGTCGATTGTGGTGATCTTACTAACTACAACAAAGACAAGGAAGGAAAAATTAAGGGCAAGCGTATTAATCTTGAACTTCAAGATTTGGA TGGCGTGAAGGTTGGGTGTACTTTCTGGGACAAATATGCGGAACGACTCCATGAACATGTGAACGCTGAAAGAACGGACAGCAACGTCTTCATTCTACTACAATTTGGTAGAATCAAAACTTGGGTAGAAAAAG GTGTTACCACTTTCCAAAATGCATTATTTGGAACTAAGTTGTGGACCGATGAGTGTCTTCCGGAAATAAAAGAATTTCGATCCAAGTATTTGACAAGCAATGGAGGTGCCTCTTCTAGCAATGGTAGTACAATACTGTCTAGCAAGGTGAAAGATTCAACTGTTGATGATTTCCTTAACAAGGATTTAAGGAAGACTATTGATGAAATCGTTGATTTAACCTCG CCAGGATATGCTGTTGTGTTAGCAAAAATCAGCTCCTTCCAAGAAGAGCATAGATGGAACTATATTGGTTGTAGAAGAGACAAAAAGAAGGTTATCAAGGGGTCTGTCATGGTTACTATTGACGACTTTGATGATGGGGAGAATAATGCTGCTGATGGAAGATT GTTTAAGGTTCATGTGAGAGTTCAAGATTTGCATGGTACTACATCCTTTGCATTGTTTGACACTGATATTGTGAAGTTGCTAAATGTTACTGCAGCCGACATCGTTGATAAGCAACAAAGG GATGGCATTGATGACTTTCCTTCGGAATTTGTACAATTGGAGGAGAAGCAGTTTTTGTTCAAGGTTGAGGTGTCGAAATTTAATGTTGAAAATAGTTATCGAGTTTATACATGTCAGAAACTATGTTCGGATCCAGCTATTATTTCCGAATTCATTAAAGAAGATCCCAAATTCCAG CTTAATGAAGATGAAGAGTTTCATGGAGATCCTGTCTGTTATACCGATGTGCTACGTGATGAGAGAGGTGGAACAAAT TGTGGTTCTTCAACTAGGATTTCTGAAAGTGTAGTAGGAGATAGTTCAACCGGTTTTAGCCCTTTGAAGAAAACAATCAAGCAGGAGCCCGGGACTTCACCGATGTCGGTCAAGTCTTCTTCAACTAAGT TACCAAGCTTTCCTAACATTTCTATCAACAACCAGAGGAGTCGTCATTCTACATTAAAAAGACCTTACAATTCTCCATTGAATGATATTACTAATG GCTTAGATACTCCGCTTTCGGTATTGACACGTGAGATTTTTATATCTGGTTCTACATCAGCTAACGTTTCAACACCCAACTGCAACGAATATGACG GACATATTGGTAGGAGAACATCACAGAATAATAAATGTAGAGCAAGGATAAATGCAGACATCGTGCCTCCGGTAATTCAAATCCCAACTGATGATGAACATTCTCATGTGTCCGAAATAAAACAgttttttggaatttctaaag attatttcGACCATGGTGATCCTACATTCATATGCAGTTACTGTCGTGCTACTCTGTGGCGTTCTGAGTCACTTACAAACAATCCAAATGGTCGAAAAACATCTTATTCTATGTGTTGCGGACAAGGGAAAGTTGAGTTGCCGCGAGTACCACAACCTCCACCTCTGTTTTTGCGTTTATATCAAAACAAACATTCATGCAGCAAGAACTTTATGAAATATATCAGGGCATACAGCAATATGTTTGCTTTCACTTCAATGGGAG CAAATGAGGTCCATCATCGTATCAATTCAGTCAG AACTGGAGGAGCTGTTGATGATAATGAGCAACCACTAGATCCCTCACTCATTCAAGAACTTAAGATTGTTCTGGATGCTTGCAATCCTTTAGTAGAGGCATATAGAATGGCCCGAGATGGTTTTACAGAGAATCCAAACCAGCGTCTTAGATTAAGACTTATAGCAAGAAGGACTACTGATGGCGGAACTTATAACCTACCAATAATTTCAGAAGTAGCAGGACTAATTGTGGGTGACATTGATTCATCATTTGAGGCGAGAGATATTATTGTTGAAACACAAACAGGTCTACTGCAACGTATAAGTGAGTTGCATCCATCCTATTTGTCACTTCAGTATCCAATGATATTTCCTTTAGGACAAGATGGTTACAGACGCGGAATCAAGCATAGAAATGTTGATAATAATACCACCGGTCATACTGATTTAACCTTCAGAGAGTACTTTGCATATCATATCCAAGATAGGGTAAATACACATTCTTTGATGCACTTGGCAAAAAAACTGTACCAGCAATTTTTGGTCGACGCATATACTATGATCGAATCTAACAGGTTGACTTACATACGGTACCAACAAAAAAAGATGCGATTGACAAGTGCCAGTGACGTATCTAATAATGTCACGGAAGGAAATACAATAGCGGGAAACACAAGAAAGAGGATAATCTTGCCATCGTCATTTACGGGAGGTTCCTGA